Within the Nyctibius grandis isolate bNycGra1 chromosome 4, bNycGra1.pri, whole genome shotgun sequence genome, the region ACATCCCATTTTCTATTCCATTTCCCAGCTATATTGTGCCTTCTCCCTGCAGAGTTCCCAGTGATATTTGGCTTTGCCCAGATATTCACCGTCTTCCCCTTTGCTCCAACTGGGACAGAAGTGTCGGCACTCCGATATTGCACGGaaggcttttaaaatgcctACATTAATGTTTAAGGTGTTATGTGTTAATAGAGCCGATACCTTCAACATCTATATGCTGAAATATCTGGGGCTATGTAATTAGATTAAGCAACCACATTCAAAGATATCTGAACATCTTTTCTTGCATTTGTATAGCAACTTCATAAACTCTAAAAGAGTAAAGCAAGCACAGACACATGCCCTATACAAGCTGCAATACAGACAATATTTTACACACTTCATAacaacagcaatgaaaatgatgccaattataaagaaaattatagaCAGACTCTTCTTGAGATAACAGTTATGCTGAACAATGAATCATCCTTTTATAGTCATGAGTAGAATTAGTAAGATGCGTAACTACAGCAGAATATAGATCAGCAGGTTTAGTCTGCTTACATATGTCAATCTGATCCACTGTTCTCTaggagaagcaaaagaaattaatatttttttaatccatgctGGCcctaattttaaacatttactgccttcttgtttttctggttagtttttttccccactgttaaTTTAGCTGGAAACATTAGGATTCCTAAAATGCCCAAATCTGAACAGGAATGCCTGATTCTCCTCTTCAAGCCAGCTTTTGCAAGGCTTAGATCCAGAACAAGGTGCACCCTGTGCCCCATGAAGATTACTTCACATTTACTCATCTCTTTGATGGTAAAAATTTTTCACCTTTCTTGTAATAAGACCAGAGCACCATTTCTTTACTCTCCACATACAAGCACTGTGCTCCATGGAAGGTCCTCTTCAGCTTGCAAATGATGATCATGGCAGCAGGGGGAATCAGGTCAGCTGGATCTTTCTCACCATCCTGTCCTTCCTCAGGGACCCTCTGTCCTCaggttttaagatttttttttcaccttgtaCTCcagattaaatttttttctctcttttttaacaCTTGATAGTTTAGCATTGTAACTGTCTGAAAATACATAAGTTTTAGTTCACAAGTATACACTTCTAATGTTTGaactaaaaaaatctaaacagtTTTTGACAGAAACTCTAAGAAGCCTCATTTCAGGAAAAGAGCACTCCAGCACATGAATAGCAAATTCTGCAAACTCATTTCAGTGCAGCCCTTAACACCTGGCATCTGCCTCTTTCGGCTGTCGGCTCCATGAAAGGAGActtcaaatttgtttttaacaggTGTAAATAATAGTCACAAGGAAGTAAGTTTTATAATACACAGAAGAGTCCAAAACAACTTTTACTGCATGTTCTAATTTGACTGCTTTGGTGCCTTTTGCGACTGCTGCAGTATGTCAAAAAAGCAAAGGTGGTGCCAATTCAGATCTGGCACACGCGGTTCTGAGTTTTTACGAAATCTTTTGCCGAccagttcttcctcatgtcttctTCAAACCTGGTTCTCTCAGTTGTTCAGAAGCTTAGAAGTCCCTATTTCACTACCGccatgcagaaaagaaatgcaagaaaaatattaaaagtcaGAAGCCCACACTCCAGTACTGTATTTGCTAGCTTGATGTGGTCCCTCCCACCTCACTATGGTGTGGTTTTGCTCTAAACACCCATCCTTCAGTTATATTCAGAGCACCCACCACAGTCAGGAACTCTGTTTAAAAGCCGTACAGTTCATTTCCTTCAGCCCCTACCCCACCAAAACACAACTTAACCTTAAACAATATTTTGATCTTGTTTCAgaaacttttgtttgtttctttctcctttgccttccattttcaaaacagctaaagatttgctgaagaaaaacttcactTCCCAAGCCTCCCAGAAGTTATTTTTGATACTGTATGTGTTACTTTTCCAGCAGTGGTTTATGGCTTGGCTTAGTGGATGCTCAAAAAATTGCACGAGTATTATTTCCCCTTAGCCTAGACTTCTCATAGCTCGGAACACCTCCACCCTGGAATACTTTTTACTGCTTCATATTTGCCTCTGGGCTTTGTGtttcccgccccccccgcccttgCCTAACTCAGAGGTAACACACATTTACTtactccccctccccaaattcATATGTTAGGTTAAATGCAGATAAATGatacaaatatttacaattCCTGTAAGTCTCTTTCGACCAAACTGATTTACGACAAATACGAGCAGCTTTGTATCCGAAACAAACAGTCAAGAAATCAGAAACATGTGGATGTAACTTTTAAAGACAATcctcaggggtttttttcttggtacACTGACTTCTTTCTCTGGATAAGTAAATCACATTGTACAAAGTATACAGTTGTCCCACTTCCGGCTAATTTACACTTGATGTTTCTGTGCACACTATGGCAGCCCTGGAccaaagcagagcaggaaaggCTTCAAGGCTGCACGTGAAGCCAGGTTTATCAGCTGTCTGCATTACTTACCTGCTAGAGCATCCTCAAGACCAGCTCAGGGCTCAATTTCCTGGCACACCTTTGAGAGGAAAGCCTTGAGAGTGGTGCTCTGCACTTCAGTGCGCATTATAGGATGCCCCGTGTGATGTGTGGCCAGGCCCTCACAGCATATGCCAGGCCCATAATTGTCAGTATATTATATCTGCCCTCTGTGCCATGTCACATACTTGACAGTGGGCAAAAAAGCAACCCGGGACAAACGGCTTTTGTTTCATGCCAGGAGGGTGATGTGCACATGGGGAAGCCAGCCTTGGGCAAACTGCTAGCTTCAAAGTACTGCTGGTTCTGGCAGCAAGTCCATGTGTCTACCTAATATATTCTTCGAATCTTGGAGGACAATTCATTGGACTGATGCTGTTATCTCAAAGTAGCTTTTATCTGACTAGCTCAAAGGTcaggaaatgccttttttttgtttgtaaactaacaatggagaaaaaaaaaggtattctaACTACAGTATGCATGTGaacattatttttccccaagcaACACAGTGTTTAACATTGCCGTTTATTAAGATACTGGCCTGCATTTTACAGTCAAAAAGACCTCTGTTATTTGCAGATCATACACAGCTCACGCTGCATGACTGAGCTTCTTTACACCACCACCCTCAAATACACTGACTATGCTGCGTGGGACCACCTCTGAGTGTGGGAAGGTGGGTTGCCTGTGaatattaaattacatttttccgATGAGATGGCAAAAACCCTGTTAATCAGTGCCAACTGTGGTGGTGTGGTGTACATACAGAACTGTGAACACCAGAGAACCGCGGGCATCGGTAACAGCTTTTAGCCCACAGTAAGCTAGATTAGAGGTAAAATGTTGTGCCCTCCTCCCAGACTCTAAAATCCTCTAGCTACCCTAAAAAACAAGTTGTTTTAGGAATGCACGGCTGCAAGAGGATCTGCTTCTCTCTTCACACAGAGTCAACCTCTGCTCAACTACAGAAACATTTGAGCTTTTTCAATAGAAACATGCACGTTTGCAGTTAGCCACGAGATGGAGCTCACACCTGCCCAGCACACAAATCCATGAACATCTGCAAAGTTCAAGCACTTCAGAGATGTTACAAAGGATGCAGTTTCTTCCACTTCATGAAAGTCAGAGGAAGTCTGTGATTAGCTGGATGTTTACAAATAAAAGGAGGATCTGGAGTTAGATCAAAGATAACTCTCCAGATTTGGCATGATATCAGGTTCCTGTACGAATAGCATCTGCATGGGTTACATTAAGTGGTTGAACTTGGCATATCTCATCATGTATtaataatgcttttttaatgcttaGCGCATTTATTAGAAGTCTGAAGattcagcctgaaaaaaaacaaaacacacaacacCCCCAGCTAAAAAGGTCTTCCAGGCTCCATTTAAAGGAGAAGCACCCACTGGGTTCTTCCTCACCCTGCTTTCTGCAATGTAAAAGGGACTcaagaagcaaagcaaagcactgTTCCAAAATCCGAAGGAGGTAGTACTTCAGGCTTAGTAAACAGGAGCAGTAGCGCTCAAAGCCTGTTCTCTGATGACCTAAGTAGCTTGAATGGTCCAATCATACCATACATACTCTTTACTGAGAAGTCTATAGTTCATTCAGGATCTTAGTGACTTTGACGCAGCCCCGGTGActggagagaaaagcagttcTGACATAAAAGATTGTGGTGTGTGAAATACATGGAGTTAATGTATATGTGTTTTAAGGGACACCTTTGTTTTGACTCTGTAACAAACCAACGTAGCTTGTGAGGTCTGGAAGGCCACAGACTATTCTACGTTCATAGTAGTGCTCTGTTTGAAGCTAGTATTTCTATTTGGGGTCTAAGCCACACTGAGCTTGATCAAATAAACATTCTGCAAAGGAAACTGCCTTTGAACTATTTAACTCCTTGCACAGCAAACTAAAGCTGAAAGAACTGTAACAACTGCTGTAAGATTTCTTGTGTCTTAATtgacttatttttcagtttttaagttGCTGTTCACCAGGACCTCTGTCTTCTCTGGCAGAACTGACCATGTTACCACCAGCCAGTAAAATCTAAGTGAAACACAACCCCATCTGAAAGCAGACTAGGTGGGGCTAATCCTCATACTTCCAGGCacacagcctgtgccagtgtcatGTTTTACAGCATTTGTAAGTGTACACAAATCATATTTAATGTACTTGATAGCAACGCAGCTCAGAGATCCACACTCTCTCCTGGGCTGTGGGATGTACTAAGACAATTTCTTCATCGGTTCCAAGGGTTCCTACCCTGTATTTCCTCCTTCTACAATACTACTGTATCTATAATTTTCCTGAAGGAGGGATATTCTAGATTTAATCTCTTAATATCTTTCCACtttgtataaataattaaataaccAACGGCTAGAAAGAAACCATAAACTCAGCAGTTTGGTAGTTGGGATTCTCTACCAGTAAGTACCAGTAGGAACCCCATAGGCAGAGAGGAAACCGAGGCACCATCTTTAGCATCCTGAATAAATGCTCTAACAATGACTTGTGTAAAAGGAAGGAGCGTAACCGATATCAGAAGTCTGGTGTATCTATTGCCAAAACCAAAAGTAATCTATGCTATTCAGCAAACTATTTTTAGCCAGCGTATCTGCATTTCCACAAATATTCATGGTCGTGGGGCTTTTGCCATGGAGAGAAGGACTTTATATTATTTCTCCCATTCATTTTCTGGGGAGTCAGAAGCAGAAGTCCCTCTGGTGACCATCCCCAACGTAGTGGGATGGTTAcctaaaaaaagagagaataggTATTACTGAGTTGTGGAGGTTCAACTAAACGTGTGAGAACTATTTAAAAAGGCACGTTCTTAGCCCTAGTCATTGctttaaaacaggaagaaagcGCATCTTCccatttcaaaaagcagaaggcaaataGAAGAGCCaaaaggattaatttttaaaatagcaaaccTTGTCATCAGGGGAGATGGGGGAGAAGAGATGGGGAAAGACTGATTGTTGCATCTTTCTTGTTggcaatgctgctgctgcagagaccTTGGCAATTGCTGACATGGGTGGCACTTTGCCTGACAGACAGGTTGAAAAACCAAGGATTTGCAGACAGTTCTGATTTTCAGTGGATTTCCCACAATCCACACAGCTTCCAGGACTTGGAGGCCTTTAAGGAATGCTCTCTTCTCACTCCCTGTCAGGAGTCTTGGGATGTCTACAGAACCACAAGACGTGCTTATCTGAGATCATCTCTTAtttgcaacaacaaaaaaagtacaCCCCAAAAATCTCATTGATACAAATCACAGTTGAGTTTGAGTAAAAACAATAGCAGCATCAGGACTTTGGTCAGAGAGGGAAATTCTTGAATGGCTCTGAAAGggctaaaatttttttttctcccatagGAAATGCCAGATGCAGCATTGTTTTTGTGGTTGTAGCTGTTAGGAAGATTTACTATAGTTTTAGTACGCCAGAAGGCACAGGAAAGGAttaaaccttttcattttcttgcaaGAGAATCAAAGCTACTGACCACTTCTGAAATTCTAGGTTCTTGGGTGAGGTGTGCCCTGCTAGCTTCGCAGAACAGACAGACAGTCAAAATCTGGCCTTGGACTATCTACTGATTTCTCATCTCATAATTTTGTTGTGTTCCCTTGAATACATTAatatgaaactttaaaaacatattttcaacgACTTTTATATAAGGAATGTGCACAAATTACTGAAAACCGTTTCTTTAAAAGCATGAGGCACAATATTGTTTTcctatgatttaaaaaaaaccccaaaccctaaAAGACATTTGAGGCAAAAATGACCCAAAGAAAGATCTGATACCATTTCTCTTGTAAAGTTGGCACTGGTCATTCAAGTACATGAAAAGGAACATGGGCTGTTTGTTTCAGGGCTGAATATTTATAGTCATGATGAACTGACTCCTGAGTCATGAGCTCTGCTGCCCTGTAACAAATTAAGATTTGTCTCTctgtatgaaaaaataaaataaaatcacaattGATTCCAGAATTGTAGAAGTGACTGTACAAGTGGCAGAAGACActtaatttataaaatgtgtCCTGGTTTTTGGCATCTTCCCCCTTCAAAATCTCAGCCTACTAACACATCTCAAGAATACCCTGCACAGCAATATTTTAGGAGTTTTTTgttagttgaaaaaaaaacacagaaaactgctTTATAGCCGAGAACTACAGAATTGTCAGCCTTcaaaaaaaacatgttcttaATTTCTAGCCTTCAGCAGCCTTTGTAAAGTCAAATTAGTCATGCTTCATCTTGTAGGTCTTTAAGTCTGTGACAAGCATCAAACCAACTGAGAATTAGGGAAGCcagaatatttgatttttaaccCTTTCAGATTAGGAAGCACTTAAAAAGTCAGAAGCAGGCACATGGGATAGAAACAGATACTGCCAGCATCTCCTTAACTTACGCAAGGAATTATCCCGAGCTTTCAATATTAGACCAAAAATGAGATGACTGCCTGCCCTTACCGCGGCACCCAGAGAAGTGCGCGTTGTGAGCGGCGAGGGGcacggggcaggaggagggctgaGGCCCAGCTGCAGAGCGTGCGGCACAGCTGCATCTGGGCCCACAGCTGGAGGGCACAAAGACCAGAGGAAGGCGGGAGCCGTTCCTGGTGTTTGGCCGGACAAGGGGCCCAGCTCGCCCCTGGCCTCGGGCCAGGCCAACCACACAAACCAGTCACGTGGAGCGCTAAATAGGCTGTTTCAAGGAAGACTAAGAAAGCTCCAGAGCATATCTGAGGGGTGAGCTGAACGCAGGAAGGTTTCCTGTTCCCATAAAGAGGGCAAATAGCATAGATGTGTCTCATTTGCATGTAAGAGGCTGGgctgccttttttccttgtcaGGAAATAGGAGATGAATGTAAGGAGAGTTCAGCTTCCACGAGGATGCTTGGGGGAGACAGAGACCGAATTAAGCTCACGACATGCTTTGATTTCTGGCACAGCTGGTTTTAAGCAAACGAGCCCCCTCCCAGCCACTCATTTCTCCCCTCATGCCACCCCTTCTATTGTGCTAGCACAAGATCTGACATAGAGCCGGGGAGGGAAGCACAGCAGGGAACTGGTCCAGCCAAAAAATAGCCCcacagggaataaaaaaaaagcccgtTGTTTGATTCAGTTCATTGTGAAGCTACATAAATATGTGCTTTCTGACAATGGAGGGGGTGGCACACATGGGATATGAGAGCTAAAACtaggtggggaggaggaaggggctgcCAGGGCTCAAGGTGGCACTGCCTTCAGAAGCAAACTAACGTCCTCCCCAATAGCTGAGATACTCATGATGGTTTGGCACTAGTGTGTTCAAATACAATAGTGTAGTCAAAGTATTCACTTTTataacaatgtatttttaatatattcccCAGGGCAGTACATTTGCTGTCTTCAgctttgaataaaaaatatgCTGAATTGTATTTTCTCCactaactgaaaatattaaatagacAAGTCCCCTAATAAAAGCATAAATTCTTAAAATTCTGTGATATTCTAATCTATTCAAATCAAGATTTCTCTACAGACCTGTTGGCTACAAATATCATTatacaaaatgtaaatactCTTTGAATTAACAAGTTGCCAATAAGCATTTACaagtatgtatatattttttaacatttgaaatgtctcctctgaaactgaaaaagaagcTCAACAGcttttgtgatattttaaagCTCATTCCAGGTCTTCATGAACTCTGTCTTTTTAACTTTCAGTAAATCCTGAAAGCTAAGAGCTAGGCTGGCTacttacaaattattttcagggTTGCAGCCCACACCACTgccaaaatgaggaaaatggaACAGAGAGAGGTCCTCCAAAAATAAGAATAGCAAATCCCTTAAAAATATAAGTCAGAGCATCCAgcaagtctttttctttctggctaAACCTTGTGCAATGTGATACACTTACACCTCCACTCAAAGATCCTTGAGTGCTTTTACACGCTAACAGTCCACGAAGTGCGGTAAGGAGATGCAAAGGAACTCTGTTATGATGATTAAGAAGTACAAATTTGTTAGAGGAAACAGAACtctaaatgaagtatttttgctTCCCCTTCACTATCTTTCAAGTAACAACAAGACTTCTAGGATATTATAACTgcaagtggttttttttcaggtctgCTTTTGTTCTGTCTCCTTAGTCACTAATTTTTATAATGGTAGGAGCATTGAAACGCTATCATTTCGCTCTCCTGTGGATGTTGTCCCATTCTGGGGAGAACACCCCTGTCCTCAGGAGTGACCAGCCCCAAGCTGCCTCAGCACCCACTCCTTCGCCCCACTCACAGTGGGCTAATTTCCTCCTGTCACTCCAAGCCTTTTCTTCCATAGTCCCATGCTGTTCCCCTGCGTGCTTTTACATGTCACCATAAATATTCTCCCCATCTACTTACAAGCCAGGCTGTCTTGTTTATGCCTTAATAGCTTTGATTTGTTCTCCTATACTCCCCTTGATCACTTTTCGGGCTACTTCAGTCATGCTGGTTTTCTCTGTCTACATACAAGTAGATCCACTCTTAAGCTTCCCTGCAGTGCAATTCATGCTCTTTTTGAGCCTCAGTCTGGACATTCATAAACGTGAACTCCAAGACACAGGTTTTTGTTTcacaagaacaggaaaaaacattaattcaaGTTCAGTTGGAAAGGTTTAACAAACTTTCCTTTGAAAGGCTACTACAACACAGCTTGTAATTGAAGAACAAAGGTATTCCAGGGTGTTTATGAAGTCAGATAGTACACATAAATACCATCATTCCCAGTTCCTCCATTTAACTTCTGCAGTTGGCAGGTCTACTTTCACTAGGAAGTAACCTTTTTTGTGAAACGTTTTTGGGTCAAGTTCAGACCAATACACTGTAAACAAGGGCTTCTGACCCTGATCAGGAGTCTCCATAAATCACCCTTAGCCCTGCAGTGTATTGAGGAACGATCTCTTAGTTTGCAGAGGCCACCTCCTCCTTTTCAACAAGGTCTTTAATCTAGGCTTTGCTGTGCCACTGCAGTCCTTCCAGCACAGGGGCTGGCTGTACTTGGTACACAATCTGCACTCCGAGTTTGTGCCACAGTGAGCTAATCACCCAGGCCGACAGCTCTCCCAGCCAAGCTGAGTCATTCTTCCTCCGGTCTCACAGGCATCTACAGGACATTTTatccctccatcccaccttTGGGATTTGCTTCCCACTGCACAGCTCTAATCCTGGCCCCTCAGCCTTCGCCACTCCCTCCCACTCAGGAcctcctctcccactcagcCTTCCCACTCCCCCAGTGCCACAAGACTCTTCTGCCAactcccccagcaccctccagtTCTCCCTCACTTTCCTTGGCTGCTTTTCCCAGTCCAGCCATAGCTGATACCATAAGGGATAATGGGCATGTCAGAGAATTGCTGTGTGCAGTGTATTAGCCCCCCCAACTCTTCCACTACAGCACTTGACTAACTACCTCATCTCTAAcaatcattaaatattttgtcttttgaagaGTCTTGTAATCACCTTAGCACTGATTCCACTGCtaaaaagtgttaaaatacCCATCCCACTTATTCTTTGAACTTTTACACACTGAGCTTCGGTCTGGGTTGGGGTGGGAAATGTGAGATAAATCCTAAGAAGGGAGAAGCTCTGAATTAACTGAAACGCTGGAGTGCATTCATGTTCGTGGTCTTTTTGGCCCCAGTGTTAATTCAGGACTTGGTTGGCTTCGGCACCATACAAGAAAACAGGCCTGAGCAGTTACAGCAAAACGCTAAAGGCCCGAACTGCACCCGAAGCAGTCAGTGTCCATGGAGCCAGCTGCTGGCTCAGTAGTGGGGTCTGGTGGCGGGGTCCTTCTCCATCACTGCAGAAACACACACGTCTACCAATCAAAAGGAATTCTAGTGCACATTTTAAACTGAATAAATGCAAGGCAACTCATACTAATTTAAATAGTTATAGTGGAGATTCTGAACTGTATCAATGTCTCTAAATAGTCTAACATTACAGCTCGATAGCCCTCGTAATCCCCAAGAAACAACAAGAGATCAAAACTCAACTCTGACAGCGACAAGTGCATGAAAGCCCTGGACTAGACCCTCAGCTCCTGGCTCCTATTCTCAACCCCACCACTAGCACGCGAGGtgatagaatatttcagttggaagggacctacaacaatcatctagtccaaccgcctTAATTGCTGATCTAAGTTGCTTTCCTCCCTCCATGACTCAGCAGGAAACAGCATTACTACCTTCTTTGAGAAAGTGAGATCTGCTGGGAGAAAGTACTgctaggttttattttttaatagttttctcCACCATTACGTATTAGGATCCTTTCCTCCCCCCATTAAAAATCATGCACTTAACAAACGTTTAGACAGCTGGTGCCTAAGAGTCAAAGCCAGTCTTTCTCTCAAAGGCCAAACTGCCTCACTGAATTGATGTCAGCTGGACTTAGTaggattttaaaattcacttaAATTAAGAGACAAGCTATGCAGATTAGGGCTATACTAGAATCAGAAAGGAATCTTAAAAGGCATAAAAGTCTTTACATTTATTAAGCAAACTCTGAAGTCTTTTCTTGTTATAGtcttgctgaaaaacagaacattCAGAAAGTATcatgaaaacaagaaacaaaaaacctaagGTTCACATGAGCCACAcgcccccttcccctccccgcccaAGCAATGGGACTATCTTCACACCCATCCCACTTTTAACGTTCCAACACAAGCAGGAAGGCACCATTTACAGCTAGGCTGAGAAATGCAGTCTTCAACGCACATCGCCATTCTGCATTCCTAGCAAGCCACCACAGCCACTCTTCCCTTGTATATTAGAATAAGCAGGTTATATATACCCACGTAGGTACAGACAGAAAACGGAAGGCCAACGTCAGTTGTACAGTTCTACTAGGACTTCAAGTCTGGAAAATGACCCCTCTGCTGGGAACTCCTCAGTTATCCCGACAGTCATTAACCAAAGTTTAACTGAGCCTACACGCTCTCACCCCTGGGACGCACATTCCAACAAAGCCAAGAAGCAGAGGACCAGGACAGCCCTTACAGCAGAGTCAGAGAGCAAAGGATTATTTCTTggcattggggttttttttcattttgaaaattaatttagggATTATGAACAATTATGCTCTCACACGTTAATCGCTGTGATCTAAAATTTTCACATGAAGAAACAACACATGGAAATATTAAAGCACTCATCTTATGGACATGGATCTGAGAACTGTTTAATAGCAGTCAGTGAAGGGGTAACATTGTGCTTTTAAtctacagtttaaaaataatgatttgtATATCTACTtagtaaaacaataaaattaagaaCAGAAACTGGTATTAGGAAACAGTGAAAATGTAATAATTAAACACATGATGCTTTTCAAAGCTATATACTTAACGAGCCTAAATAGACACCTATGGTTAAGagggtcttaaaaaaaataataaaaagagatacttattttcaatttttttttttcaatttttgtcTACTATACTGTATGCCTTGCTTTGGTGTTCTCTCTGCTGCCAACTTAATGCTTTAACAGTATGTTTATGCTTATGTTCTTTTCAAATGCTTGGCATTATAGTGAGATCTCATATCTTTCCTCAAATTAAATTTTGCTCCACATACTCCACATGTATACAGATGAACATCCATGTGCTGCTCCAGTTGCTCATTATTTGGGAATATCTGAAAGCAGACCTGGCATATAGTCTCTCCAGCTGATAAGTGAGATATCATATGCCGTACATGGTCATGTTTTCGGAAGTTGCCTTGATCACAAATGGAACAGACATACCTGGCCATGCCTTTGTGCATATCATTGTGGAGCCGCAACTGGCGCTCTCTTAAGAACTGCTTCCCACATGTCTGACAAACAAACTGTTTTTCCTTGGTATGAACAGTATAGTGTTCCCGCAAGTGGCAACGCTGATAAAATCCTTTCCCACAAAGATTGCAGAAATGCTTACGTCTGTGATCCCTCTCGTTCTCTTCCATCATGGAGTTCTTGAACAGATCTTGCTCCAGGCAGTTGGACATATGTTCAACCACTAggttttcagtttcaaaacGCTGACCGCAATTAGGGCATCGGAAAGGACAGGCAGAATGCTTGTATAACTGTTTTTTTTGAAGGCTGTTCATTTGGAAATGACTGTCCCTGAAGTCCTCTAGCATCTCTGCAAACATCATGTCCCTTATTTCTGACTGCTCCTCAGGGTTTTCTTCTAAGTCCATTTTCTCCTCAGAATTTCTGATACCATTCATGGTCAGATCCTGGGGTTCTCCACAGGTCTGTGCATGGTCCTGTAACTGCTTGCCTTTGACCAGTATTTGACCACACTTGCCACAAGCACATATATTTTCTATGTGTTTGGATAAATAATGGGAGGATAAATCTTCCTCGGTGATTGTTAGCCCACAAAGTTCACAGGGAGCGTTCTCCACGTCTTCCTGCACTGAAGGAGCCTTCCTATTAAGGTGCCGTGGACTTTTCAAACACTTTCTTTCATCCTCATCCATGGACAAACGGGGTTTTAAAGTCTTCCGagcatttctcttctctctgatCTCTTCCTCAACATAGTATCTGTAAAGCGGCTCTTCCTGTTCATCATCGAGGTCGTCGTTGTCGGAAGACTCATTGCAGTCTTTATCTGTCAccttaataatattaaaatccTTCAACTCATCTGCAGGATTGTCCTCTGGTTCCATCTTGATGATAATCCTCTTCCTCTCAGAGGCTCTACTTCCTTCTTCACCTGATGTCTCAGAAGCAACCgtactgctttttctgcttgtgaCGTTTGACACGGGAGACGAAGAATCGTCCGCAGCTTGGCTCGAGTCCcccttgtatttttctgtttgtgtggaGATTACTTTAGAAGTAGAGTCCTTTTCGTTAAAGTCTATTTTTTCAGCACTGTAGTACCTGG harbors:
- the ZBTB1 gene encoding zinc finger and BTB domain-containing protein 1 isoform X2 encodes the protein MARTSHSNYVLQQLNNQREWGFLCDCCIAIDDIYFQAHKAVLAACSSYFRMFFMNHQHTTAQLNLSNMKISAECFDLILQFMYLGKIMTAPANFEQFKVAMNYLQLYNVPECLEDIQDTDSSSLKCSSSASSTQNSKMIFGVRMYEDTLARNGSEANRWGMEPPSSTVNTSHNKEPDEEALQLSSFPEQLFDVCKKSTTSKFSHTKERVSHSRRFGRSFTCDSCGFSFSCEKLLDEHVLTCTNRHSYQSARYYSAEKIDFNEKDSTSKVISTQTEKYKGDSSQAADDSSSPVSNVTSRKSSTVASETSGEEGSRASERKRIIIKMEPEDNPADELKDFNIIKVTDKDCNESSDNDDLDDEQEEPLYRYYVEEEIREKRNARKTLKPRLSMDEDERKCLKSPRHLNRKAPSVQEDVENAPCELCGLTITEEDLSSHYLSKHIENICACGKCGQILVKGKQLQDHAQTCGEPQDLTMNGIRNSEEKMDLEENPEEQSEIRDMMFAEMLEDFRDSHFQMNSLQKKQLYKHSACPFRCPNCGQRFETENLVVEHMSNCLEQDLFKNSMMEENERDHRRKHFCNLCGKGFYQRCHLREHYTVHTKEKQFVCQTCGKQFLRERQLRLHNDMHKGMASEIGTSKLLNN
- the ZBTB1 gene encoding zinc finger and BTB domain-containing protein 1 isoform X4, whose protein sequence is MARTSHSNYVLQQLNNQREWGFLCDCCIAIDDIYFQAHKAVLAACSSYFRMFFMNHQHTTAQLNLSNMKISAECFDLILQFMYLGKIMTAPANFEQFKVAMNYLQLYNVPECLEDIQDTDSSSLKCSSSASSTQNSKMIFGVRMYEDTLARNGSEANRWGMEPPSSTVNTSHNKEPDEEALQLSSFPEQLFDVCKKSTTSKFSHTKERVSHSRRFGRSFTCDSCGFSFSCEKLLDEHVLTCTNRHSYQSARYYSAEKIDFNEKDSTSKVISTQTEKYKGDSSQAADDSSSPVSNVTSRKSSTVASETSGEEGSRASERKRIIIKMEPEDNPADELKDFNIIKVTDKDCNESSDNDDLDDEQEEPLYRYYVEEEIREKRNARKTLKPRLSMDEDERKCLKSPRHLNRKAPSVQEDVENAPCELCGLTITEEDLSSHYLSKHIENICACGKCGQILVKGKQLQDHAQTCGEPQDLTMNGIRNSEEKMDLEENPEEQSEIRDMMFAEMLEDFRDSHFQMNSLQKKQLYKHSACPFRCPNCGQRFETENLVVEHMSNCLEQDLFKNSMMEENERDHRRNHPTTLGMVTRGTSASDSPENEWEK
- the ZBTB1 gene encoding zinc finger and BTB domain-containing protein 1 isoform X5, whose translation is MARTSHSNYVLQQLNNQREWGFLCDCCIAIDDIYFQAHKAVLAACSSYFRMFFMNHQHTTAQLNLSNMKISAECFDLILQFMYLGKIMTAPANFEQFKVAMNYLQLYNVPECLEDIQDTDSSSLKCSSSASSTQNSKMIFGVRMYEDTLARNGSEANRWGMEPPSSTVNTSHNKEPDEEALQLSSFPEQLFDVCKKSTTSKFSHTKERVSHSRRFGRSFTCDSCGFSFSCEKLLDEHVLTCTNRHSYQSARYYSAEKIDFNEKDSTSKVISTQTEKYKGDSSQAADDSSSPVSNVTSRKSSTVASETSGEEGSRASERKRIIIKMEPEDNPADELKDFNIIKVTDKDCNESSDNDDLDDEQEEPLYRYYVEEEIREKRNARKTLKPRLSMDEDERKCLKSPRHLNRKAPSVQEDVENAPCELCGLTITEEDLSSHYLSKHIENICACGKCGQILVKGKQLQDHAQTCGEPQDLTMNGIRNSEEKMDLEENPEEQSEIRDMMFAEMLEDFRDSHFQMNSLQKKQLYKHSACPFRCPNCGQRFETENLVVEHMSNCLEQDLFKNSMMEENERDHRLK